Genomic window (Sphaeramia orbicularis chromosome 7, fSphaOr1.1, whole genome shotgun sequence):
aaagcaCACTTTTGGATGTTGCACATTAGCTATTATAGGTTAGAAGTTGAGTTATCTGCCATGGTCTATAGTTGTCACACCTTAATTTTGCAGAAATGTTGCAAGCAGATATGTCAGCATTCTTAGACAAAAGTGGGACATTTATAGTATCTGAGCTTGTGAGCTTTAAATGAATAATCATGCCATATTATCGCAAGAGTAATAAAGGCACTAACACAACTGACTTGCAGAAGTATGTATCTAaaatctagtccaggggtgtcaaacatgcagtccgggagtcaaaactggcccgccaaaagatAATATCTGGTCAATGacatgaatttgttaaatgcaaaaatgacactgaagatattaagagtcaacggtgtcaaaatcattttagttcaggtgccacatacagaccaatatcatctcaactgggtcagaccaataaaatacttgCATaaaaaccagtggtgtagtggtccctgaagaagttggtatactctcaatttttggcttcttttttttttttttttttaatttttttaaagtagtctaGAAAATcgttgttttagaaacagtgacatataagactactcaatttagtttacccaaaaaatccatcagtagtatttgctcactattataaaattatcatgacttgatcaggagcagtttgtaggttttactggtcacacaaacagctgcatgaacgtaaatgtattcaacatgaggcaaacataggatgacgttagcctttcataacattagcctgccCACACAGTTAAACTATTGCTGACAAAATCTCTTctgtaaatgtgcagtcatatggccagtagtttaaaacagtgactcatttggaaactactttaaaacttacctcagaattatgtattccatgaaagtacagtcggttctctcgatatgtgtcactcacttgaaatacgTTTATTCTACCTTTCTCCTTCGCATTTCCCATAAttgtgcatctttcaacgagacgtgcagtgacctgtcaatcaactggggtggcactggcacctgaggtgtccaatcaagtTTCAGAGGTGGCCAGCcccagttagcaatattttccttggtatagcccgccctactctgcctctgattggctcatcagtcctcatgcctaaagttaaccaatttaGTCAATGAAGgtagcgagtactagccaattagaggcagagtagggcaggtcatggcttcaccatcctaggggaaaacatgggcaatttagctcagatactagtgaatggtgtgcatcagggggatttagaagtgggtatacgcaatgctgactgaaaaataagtgggtatactccatttacccctgtataccctggactacacctctgataaaaacctataaataatggcaactcctaattttgtgcgtgtgtgtgtgtgtgtgtgtgtgtgtgcgtgtgtgtgtgtgtgtgaaaaaagcaaaattatatgatgaaaatgtttacacttacaaacaATTTTTTCATAACAAactgaataatctaaacaacaaTGAATTGGTCAGGCTAGGTACCACCCTGAGCTGGAAGTACAACAGTCTGAGTGTGATAAGCACTAAAATATCCTCTGACCCATAATCACACGACTGAACTCACTTAAGAACTGATATATAGATGATAAAACTGATATATTAAGCTGGTCTGTCTTTTCCTTTTCCAACCAGATACGGGAGTGATCAATGTGCAGTCGGCTCTGTATGGACGAGCAGACAGGGAAACATGTAGTGAGGGCAAACTTCCACTGCAGCTTAATAATGTCGAATGTTCTCAGCAAGGCACTCTGGACGTCCTCAAGACAAGGTACAGCctaaatcaagggtgtcaaaaccTGCCCGCCAAAGGTTGTGAAGTGCAAACATTACACTAAAGATatcaacagtcaagggtgtctgactcattttagttccaaattccagaATTCAAACTTACTACTAAAGTAACTttacctttttacactaaaacaaggagagcATTTAAGAGTTCTCaaaatttgtattttattatattattattttactggtccagcctgttTGAGAacagctgaatgtgacccctgaactaaactgatttgaCACCCATGGCCTAAATCCAACTAATTTAACAGGAAGTCATTCTAAAAGGATTGGGACAATCTTTACAGgtgttatatattttatttttatggcaTCATATATTTCTTAAATGTTGTGTTCTTTCCAAAAGATAAAAGCACATATTTAAGTTTTGCTTGTTCCTGAATCCATGCTCTTTATGATTCCACAGATGTGATGGTAGGAGGGTGTGTGAAATAAACACAAACCTCATCCGTACTTCTAATCCCTGCTTTGGCACCTATAAGTACCTGGAGACCACATACACCTGCAACCCAGCAAGTCAGTACCATTCTGTATAAATTAGGGGTATGAAATATAAGGCCAACAGTGATCCAGtccaatactatcataatatcctataaataatgaaaactccaaatatttccctttgtttatgtggaAAATGTAAGATTacaatgaaatgtttacatttacaaactatcctttcacaaaaacaaatatgaacaacctgaaatatcttaagagaagtccaattttaccaatattctgcctgttactaaatgttttgtacatctGTAGACCCCAGATCACAtatgttaaaggacagtttgtagatgtaaatattcaaagtaaatttacttctttcactctaaaacatagagaaaagttacgagttgacaatatttataggtgattatgatATTATTTCACTAATCCTACCAGACTTGAGATCATAGTGGGCTGTCTGTGACTCTTGAACTGAAATACCCCTAGTATAAACCTAATCATTCACAAAGCTCACTATTAATTGCAATATCAAATTTATTTAACATTATGTTATCAGACTGATGCAATGTATACAGGATTTGTGCTATCCATAGTGAATAGTAATAGTcaataataatagtgttaattaagaaaatcaaaataaCTAGACCAAATACTTCAAAACAGCACAACAAAAGCTTAATGGCTGCTTAGATATGACTCAGTGTTTAGAGATTTGTCCTTGTttaagccactttttttttttcctaatgtgACTCCTGTTACTTTGACAGCCCACAGTGTGACATGTGAACACTCGTTGGCCCACCTCCAGTGTTGTAAGTTTACACTGTATCTGAATATTTACCCCTGATGTCTGCACATTTCTTCTAAAACACTTCTTTATTCTTTCAGACTTGGGGAGGAAAATATTTGTCTATGGTGCTCATTATGGGCGCCATGACCGGACCACATGTTCTTACCAACGACCTACATCTCAGATCCAAAACGTGGCCTGTTCAATACCTGCCAGCCAAGTAGCTCAACGGTACAATGGGTGAAAAGTATTCTCTATATATGAGTTAATATTTGCTTTCACACACATTTACCAGCCTCTATTCTCTCATCCACAGCTGTAATGGGAAAACCAGCTGCACTATCAAAGTAAGCAACTCAGTGTTTGGAGACCCCTGTGGGGACACTTACAAATATCTGGAGGTGGCGTACATCTGCCAGTGTAAGTGGTTGACattatatgctttttttttttttttgctaccacACAATAACATAAGCCAAACACAACTCACTCATTTCTTGTTAATTTCTTAGCTTTTTTAGACTTTCtgctgtaattaattaattaataatcaaAACTATTGCAACAAATAAATTAACTTTTAATAAAACATAATGCATTTTTGTGCTATCAGTCTAAAGTAAATGTGCTCTTTTGCAGATTTGTGAAGAATTGGCATCACCACGTATACGTCTTTTTACCCTTTACAACAAATACACTCCATTCTAGTCTGCTTGTTTTCATTCTGTTCTGCAGTATTAGAATGCTCTGGTGTAAAGATAAAGTTTGTATCACTGGCTTTAAAGGTTCATTAAAGTACCATTTAATAATAGGTCATAAAatgttatttgtcattttattcaataACTTCACATTGAATTACTTTCTGTATATCATGAATGGAAAAAAATCTATGGAGAAGCTCAAATTGTAAATGACAAAATTTACACTTTATATATTTAGGGGAAACTGTACAAATGGAAGTACAAATACATTGGGATAAACTAATGTCACTTAGAGGCAAATCAACTATCTGCAATCAATAGAAGATTCTACAGCTCCTCAATATTTAGCAAATATGTtcttatattaaaataaatatgaaaaacttCGTCTTTATACATGTTTTATTGGGTTCACAGCAGCAGCACGACACAGGACCATATTCAGGACCTTACATCATTGATATTCACGACAAATGatcaaacaaaataaattaacaaataaaagtagaatttactttttcacattaAGTATATGTCAGTGCACATCAGATGTGAAAGCTTAGCttgtataataaataaaacagcatTCATGAAACAGCGATTCAAGCTTGGGATTTGGAAAAAACACCAGATCATTCAGAATCTATGGGATATTTCTAACTTTGCTGTAGTGTTTGCTTTTAAAaagatttcaggttttttttgccataccaaaaaaaaacaaacgtagaGAGTTCATCAAAATGTCCTGATCGAGAATACTGAGGTTAAAAGAACACAATGGATATGATGCCGAACTGTTTTTCATAAAGAAAACGTGTTCCCTTCATTCAACAACTAACTTTCACTTGTCTactcacagacacaaatacaactGTAAACACACAGAAATTATTTTGACCAATAAATAGCATTTTCTATTATTCATAACATTTTTCACAAGTTATTTTTGTCCCTTCTATGTACAATTCGATCCCTTTCATGTGGGAGGTGAATCCCAATCTATGGCAGCCTGGGAACAATATCCTTTAGTCTCAGGAtgcacattttatagtaacaacTGGATTGCAATGGCGACACATAATGTACTGATATATAAACCCTTATTTTAATGACAACACTACTAATTTGCTTTGATAATGCCCAACTACACATGAAGGGTGAGTGGAATGTTTAAAGGAGAGTAAAGGGTAAGAGAGGAAGCAGTAAAATAAGGGAGAATTGGagggagaaaaataaagaaatggaaTGGAAACGGAAGTGTAGGGACACTGCATAAGACTGGACATGTGGTGTGTTACTCTGTCTGGGGCACAGAGATGGCTGGGCCCTTGGGGTCATCAAAACGGTCCATTGTACGGAGCTGCATGATCATGTGCAGACCATAGGTAAGCACTAGGACCATGAGGAGGCTGGTCATCAGGCCCATCCAGATGCCAGGGGAGAAGAAGCCTGCGCAGTCACTAGCATAAGAGAAATCACTGCCTGTCACATTAAAGCCTTGGATCTGTGgagagaataaataaaagaaatcaaaaataaactcttgaCTCATGTTTCACCTTTTACTGGAGTTTATCAATAGATGATAAACTCTTGGGGTCAGTAGAACAACTATTTCTTAAGCCCATTTCAAAACAAAAAGGATGAGATGAAACCAGATATCAGATGTTACAGGgaaaagtgaataaaatgaacatccTATCTTCCATCAGAGTGTATACAAAGGTGGACAGAACCATTATGACCATATCAGCTACTGGATTTGGACTATTGGTTTGAAGCCAGAAGTCTGCATTTTGGTTGCTGCTATGTTACCTCCATGGGGCCAGAGGAGACCATACTGGGACAAAAGTGTGGAACAAGGGAAGTACaaggggtcatgggtgagctaatgctaacactagctTACTGACACAGAAAAATGTAGACTTCAAAAACTTTCATAACAGAGTCATTTGATTGTCTTGTTACAGTGACCTATTGAGAACAACTACAGTCAAGCTGTCTTTTTCTATTGGACCACCAGAAGACTTAtgagagggtccaaataaaaggCATGGGAGTGGAATGCTGTTGGTTTTTTCAGATCCAGCATCAAGTGGTCATCAGTGGTCTCTTGTAATTTAATCTGTTATTCTAACAACAATTTATGGTCAAACACCGGTCAGAATGAAACTATACCTGTTTATTGACTACAGAATTAAGACAGAAggtaaaaaaaatagatataaacACTTTTTTAGTATAAAATTGTTAAGGAAGAAAACATTTACCTGGAAATCTTCAAATGTGACCCTCCACTGATTGGATGGATCTTTGGACGACCGTGGAACAAGCAAGGGCCAACGGAAGCTGGTGACCAACTCACAGCGGTAGGAGTACTCAGCAGGGGCGTAAATGTTTCGGCTGCCATTGAATGTGGCTTTAGTACCGTCATACTCCAGCTCCACAATGTCTAGTGTGAACCAGCGACGCGCAGACACCTTGTAGTAACGCTGACTCATCCCAAAGCtatatacatagatatatatacacaagTATTAACAGATTCGTCCAGGtaagtggcagattttttttttttaaataaatatatataaatgttcATGAGCAAGTGCACAGGTAAACATATATGTTTTTGTGGACTCACATCAGTTTGAAGCTGCGGTGTCCAAGGACATTTTCATAGTTAAGAACCAACCTGCAAAGAACAGGGAGGAAGAGGTTTGTATAAAGAAAAATTCTCTGATGACTTCTATATTTTTATGATTGAATAATTAATCACAACATCTGTAAACATCTGCATCAGCTACAAATAAGTTCAAATGTAGTGTAGTTTAGGCACTAATAACATTTTAAGGGTTGTACTATCTTAAATAAGTGTAAGATAACATAGGTGAAGACAAGTCAATTATACCAtctgttttattttctctgtATCAGATTACAGAATTAAAtccctgtaacagtacacaaatgTTAATATAGTAACACACTAGAGTGGTAAAGCTCGTAACTTAAATTTGACATTAGACACTTACATTTGAGGTTTGGCAAGCAAATACATTGGGTTATAAAATGTATTAAcacctaataatttatttaacaGTTTGCCACTGTAGGCCATCATGTGTTAGTTGTAAGGATACAGTTTCATGTGGTCAACAATAGGGTTCTCTCATGTAACTCTATGTTGTGGTTGAGGGTTTCACCACTTGGTGCCAATGTTATTTCCCACTAGCTGTAGATTAAGTGTAGTTAGTGCTTAATGACAAAGCTTTGTCTTAGTTTATGAACCATTGGTTGTCTATTTATTAGTGACTTCAGCTATTATTAGCCATTAGTCACCAAAGTGTTTAAAGATAACAGGTGTGAGTGAGATGCAGCTTCTTAACCTTCAGTGACAAGTATACTTTGAGAATATACAGACACACCATTTTCATTCAGTATTTGCTCCACACTCATCATTTCTATAATTGTATTACTAGTTATTAAAGTACAGATCAttttttgttaaacaaaaaaattgtcatttattgttaaatactgtaaaaactgctctccTAAGTTGTCCAGGTGTCAAACTAAACAGGAGATAATGTTATACCCTAATAGAAGGCCTCAGGTTAATAACTGTTACAGAAGTCAAAACACTTCATGTCAGTTACAACAGTTATGTACCTTGCTTTGGTTTTATCACAACTTGAACCATGAAGTTTGGGGCTGGCTCCCTCGCCAAAGGTAGATGAAGTCAGGTCATGGTCTTCCCAGTTGCCACTACGCAGGATGCTCACTGACAGACCTTTTGCCCACAAGAGGATACAGGTATTTTCATTTTcctatagaaagaaaaaaataaaagtcagtgGGTACAAAGGGTGGTAGaggaatgaaaatataaaagggGTTTCCAACACAGACATAAGACAGCCACCCCACCTTAAACTCCACTGGGCCGTAGACCCCAGCCTTCTCCTTGATCCTACGCTGCCTCTCTCTTTCTCGCTCCCTGTCTTTATATGGACTCCTGTACTGCAGAAGAGAGCGTCCTCCACCCACACCTGCCTCCAGAGAAAGAGATGCCGCCTCCTGTAAGCAAACAGAGAGAGATGAGCGGGATCAGTCAGTTAGGTCAGAAAATATAGACTAGATACCCAAGATGACACTGGATTAAACACACGAACACAGGAACCCACCCTTGAGGGACGCAGGGCTGTGTAAATAGCTGTGTATGGAACAGCCTGGGTCTTCATGATGCTCAACACCTGGCCAATCACCTCatctataaaaataaataaataaaatcacaagtTCAACTACTGAAATGGAAAATTTGAAATGCAAACAAATTAATGACATTCCTATTATACCAGAAACCTGAAAAACATCTTTACTGCATGATGGTTTACTTAgatgctttttctgttttttttttttttttttttttttaaatttgctacCAAATTGTACAGTTTGTGTGGGAAACAAATGTATAAATTTAtgtcagaggtaaaaaaaacccaaacaaaacaacaacaacaactatgtaGCAGACTCACCATTCCCACTGAGAACCTCTTTTGCAGACATCAGATCAGCCCTGCCACAATGTCAAATGATGAGATATTTACAAAAGGGAAAGGACAATGGACACTAGGAATTTAGAGCTGGAGTTAAAGTAATGTCTGAATTTCAATAATTAAAATACCAGTTGTAAAAGCAACAACAGCCTAAGTAGTAAGAAAAACCAACTGTAACATTGGAGATTCACTGTGTCTTCATCCATGCATAAGATGTACAGTAATTTAAAGGTAAATTTGGcg
Coding sequences:
- the atp6ap1a gene encoding ATPase H+ transporting accessory protein 1a: MATTRILHLSRIPPCLAVFLGLLNVFNSGNCDEQVPLILWTSEGISMPTQSPPTAGHIVGQQQLASYLEKALNVGPRNVVLFLQDKMSIEDFTMYGGAFGNKQDSVFPNLEGALRSSASSVVLPAVSWPASNAVIGQLQDQLETSPLYMDPETLSQLRLNASSPALLVFRLPYGIGADLMSAKEVLSGNDEVIGQVLSIMKTQAVPYTAIYTALRPSREAASLSLEAGVGGGRSLLQYRSPYKDRERERERQRRIKEKAGVYGPVEFKENENTCILLWAKGLSVSILRSGNWEDHDLTSSTFGEGASPKLHGSSCDKTKARLVLNYENVLGHRSFKLIFGMSQRYYKVSARRWFTLDIVELEYDGTKATFNGSRNIYAPAEYSYRCELVTSFRWPLLVPRSSKDPSNQWRVTFEDFQIQGFNVTGSDFSYASDCAGFFSPGIWMGLMTSLLMVLVLTYGLHMIMQLRTMDRFDDPKGPAISVPQTE